The DNA sequence TAACTAAAGATGAACCGGAAAAAAGCCTTATTGAAGCATTGAAGAAATCCGGCGGCAGGAATAATACCGGAAAAATAATGACGCTTCATCGCGGCGGCGGGCATAAAAGGTATTATAGAATAATTGATTTTAAAAGAGATAAAACAGGGATACCGGCAAAGGTACTCGATATTGAATACGACCCGAACAGGTCAGCAAGGATTGCGCTGCTGGAATATGAAGACGGAGAAAAAAGATATATTATTCAGCCTTTAAATTTAAAAAAAGGCGATAAAGTCATATCTGGCCCGGATGCAGAAATAAAGGATGGTAACGCATTGCCTCTTGAAAATATACCCATTGGTACCACAATACACAATGTAGAACTATTGCCCGGCTGCGGAGCAAAACTGGTCAGATCCGCGGGAACATCAGCACAATTAATGGCAAAAGAAGGAAAATATGCAAGCATAAGAATGCCTTCAGGAGAAATAAGGCTTTTCTTAATTCGGTGCATGGCTACGATAGGACAAATCAGCAATATTGATCATGAAAATATAACTCTTGGCAAAGCGGGCCGGTCCTCGTATTTGGGTTTCAGGCCAGTTACCAGAGGTACAGCTATGAACCAGGTTGACCATCCGCATGGCGGCGGCCGCGGCAAATCAAAAGGTAATAACCAGCCGCGCTCGTACAGCAACGTCCCTTCAAAAGGATATAAAACCCGCAGAAGAAAAATGTGGGACTGGGTAGTAGTAAGACAAAGGAGCAAGGAATAATTTAATGGGAAGATCATCGAAAAAAGGGCCTTTTATAGACCCGCACTTGTATAAAAAGATTCAAGTATTAAATCAATCAGGCGAAAAAAAGATGGTTCGCACCTGGTCTCGGGATTGTGTAGTAATTCCTGAATTTGTAGGCCACACCATCGGTGTGCACAACGGCAGGAAATTTGTCCCAGTTTTTGTATCTGAGCAAATGGTCGGGCATAAATTAG is a window from the Elusimicrobiota bacterium genome containing:
- the rpsS gene encoding 30S ribosomal protein S19 gives rise to the protein MGRSSKKGPFIDPHLYKKIQVLNQSGEKKMVRTWSRDCVVIPEFVGHTIGVHNGRKFVPVFVSEQMVGHKLGEFSLTRFFRSHGEAHTKEASELT
- the rplB gene encoding 50S ribosomal protein L2; the encoded protein is MPIKTYKPYTPVRRFITTTTNSDITKDEPEKSLIEALKKSGGRNNTGKIMTLHRGGGHKRYYRIIDFKRDKTGIPAKVLDIEYDPNRSARIALLEYEDGEKRYIIQPLNLKKGDKVISGPDAEIKDGNALPLENIPIGTTIHNVELLPGCGAKLVRSAGTSAQLMAKEGKYASIRMPSGEIRLFLIRCMATIGQISNIDHENITLGKAGRSSYLGFRPVTRGTAMNQVDHPHGGGRGKSKGNNQPRSYSNVPSKGYKTRRRKMWDWVVVRQRSKE